One Aneurinibacillus migulanus genomic region harbors:
- a CDS encoding ATP-binding cassette domain-containing protein translates to MIETVIKTAYKAFGLTVLSEIALPELPTVQMKNGIYDILVEKKDLTTLWSTQKGKDDYFVINEEFILFRMPDIAIFLIQNGNRILVSPAQNTNEDQLRLYILGTCMGAILIQRKILPLHGSAIAIDGKVYAIVGDSGAGKSTLASAFLNRDYQLLSDDVIPITVNEENIPIVIPAYPQQKLWLESLNHFGMTSTNYQPIAERKTKFAVPIQSQFAAQRLPLAGVFELVKTEKEEVEIQPIENLERFYTLYNHTYRNFFIVDSGLMEWHFNTTAKIINKTKLFKISRPLSRFTAYELTDLILTTLNMEEKAHE, encoded by the coding sequence ATGATAGAGACTGTCATAAAGACTGCTTATAAAGCTTTTGGATTAACGGTTTTAAGTGAGATTGCTCTGCCAGAACTACCTACTGTCCAAATGAAAAATGGTATTTATGATATTTTGGTTGAAAAAAAAGATCTCACAACCTTATGGTCTACGCAAAAGGGCAAAGACGATTATTTTGTCATTAATGAAGAGTTTATTTTATTTCGTATGCCTGATATCGCCATTTTTTTGATTCAGAATGGAAATAGAATCTTAGTTTCGCCGGCTCAAAACACTAACGAGGATCAACTCCGCCTGTATATCCTGGGTACTTGCATGGGTGCCATATTAATTCAAAGAAAAATTCTCCCACTACATGGAAGTGCAATCGCCATTGATGGAAAAGTTTATGCCATTGTCGGTGATTCCGGCGCTGGAAAATCTACGCTGGCTTCTGCTTTTTTAAACAGAGACTATCAACTTCTTAGTGATGATGTGATACCCATAACAGTAAACGAAGAAAACATCCCTATTGTAATACCAGCTTATCCTCAACAGAAGTTGTGGTTAGAAAGCTTAAATCATTTTGGAATGACATCAACCAATTATCAGCCTATTGCTGAAAGAAAAACGAAATTTGCAGTCCCTATCCAATCTCAGTTTGCTGCTCAACGACTCCCCCTTGCCGGTGTATTTGAATTAGTCAAAACGGAAAAGGAAGAGGTTGAAATACAGCCAATTGAAAATTTAGAACGGTTCTACACATTATATAACCATACTTATCGTAATTTCTTTATTGTGGATTCCGGTTTAATGGAATGGCATTTTAATACCACTGCTAAAATAATCAATAAAACCAAACTATTTAAAATATCTCGCCCGTTATCCCGTTTTACAGCTTATGAATTAACAGACTTAATTTTAACCACATTGAATATGGAGGAAAAAGCACATGAGTAA
- a CDS encoding paeninodin family lasso peptide, with protein MKKEWKKPSLEVLSVRETMLGSSGKYTDAAFGSHTPIDDITFES; from the coding sequence ATGAAAAAGGAGTGGAAAAAACCTAGTTTAGAAGTGCTCTCTGTAAGAGAGACGATGCTTGGAAGCTCAGGGAAATATACCGACGCTGCCTTTGGTTCCCATACTCCTATAGACGATATCACTTTCGAAAGCTAG
- a CDS encoding paeninodin family lasso peptide, which yields MKKEWKKPSLEVLSVKETMLGSSGKYTDAAFGSHTPIDDITFES from the coding sequence ATGAAAAAGGAATGGAAAAAACCTAGTTTAGAAGTGCTCTCTGTAAAGGAGACGATGCTTGGAAGCTCAGGGAAATACACCGACGCTGCCTTTGGTTCTCATACTCCTATAGACGATATCACTTTCGAAAGCTAG
- a CDS encoding lasso peptide isopeptide bond-forming cyclase, producing the protein MSAITGIFYLNEEPIDIEHGGDLMEVLQEYPADVTHIWHKGNIFLGCHAQWITPESVGERLPCYDYERQLAITADAIIDNRNELFERLQVEYTYRKGMSDSTLILLAYQKWGEETPKYLVGDFAFMIWDERKHRLFGARDFSGSRTLYFHNNHNRFSFCTTIKPLLSLPYVEKRLNEQWLAEYLAITGMFDTVDASITPYKHIEQVPPSHCILVEKNKVMLRRYAYVTPEKKLKLGSNQEYVEAFQSIFQEAVISRLRTYKQVGAQLSGGLDSGAVVSFAAKSLRMENKKLYTLSYIPPDDFKDFTPKYLMPNETPFIQSTVKYVGNITDYYYDFKEKNSYSEIEDFLNVMEMPYKFFENSFWLKGMFEEAHKKQIGVLLNGDRGNFTISWGSALDYYARLLKKFKWLRLYQELNQYSEKVKGDKLRNLKLIGRIGFPVINKIFPQGTSFKFPRLINPVFAERTGIFKKIKEQGLDETGAYPIGDDFEQRIRHFADVFYWNASNTLAAKLSLRYSLWKRDPTNDLRVVRFCLSLPEEQYVQDGLDRALIRRSTENLLPDDIRLNQSIYGVQGTDWVHRMIPFWNEYVEELQQLKSDQDVLEFLDGQVIEAALLKAEEGPRPEYAINPDFKTLMRSLIVYRFIKTFA; encoded by the coding sequence ATGAGTGCAATAACAGGGATTTTCTATTTGAATGAAGAGCCGATAGATATTGAACATGGTGGGGACTTAATGGAAGTTCTGCAAGAATACCCCGCTGATGTTACCCATATTTGGCATAAAGGGAATATTTTTCTTGGTTGTCATGCACAATGGATTACACCTGAGTCGGTTGGTGAACGGTTACCTTGCTATGATTATGAAAGGCAGTTAGCCATTACGGCTGACGCAATTATTGATAATCGCAATGAATTATTTGAGAGATTACAAGTGGAATACACATATAGAAAAGGGATGTCAGATAGCACGTTAATTTTACTTGCTTACCAAAAGTGGGGGGAAGAAACTCCAAAGTATTTAGTCGGTGACTTTGCTTTTATGATTTGGGATGAAAGAAAACATCGGCTCTTTGGGGCAAGGGATTTTTCGGGGAGCCGAACGCTATATTTTCATAATAATCACAATAGGTTTTCTTTTTGTACGACAATAAAACCTCTTTTATCACTTCCTTATGTGGAAAAAAGGCTGAACGAACAATGGCTGGCTGAATATTTAGCCATAACTGGGATGTTTGATACGGTAGATGCCTCTATTACGCCTTATAAACATATAGAACAGGTACCTCCATCCCATTGTATTTTAGTAGAGAAAAACAAAGTGATGCTTAGAAGATACGCTTATGTAACACCAGAAAAAAAGCTAAAACTAGGGTCTAATCAAGAATATGTCGAAGCGTTTCAAAGCATCTTTCAAGAAGCGGTAATATCACGATTAAGAACTTACAAACAAGTAGGGGCCCAATTGAGTGGGGGATTAGACTCAGGAGCCGTAGTTAGCTTTGCCGCCAAGTCGTTGCGCATGGAGAATAAAAAACTATATACGCTTAGTTACATTCCCCCAGACGATTTTAAAGATTTTACTCCAAAATACTTAATGCCAAATGAAACACCCTTTATTCAATCCACAGTTAAGTATGTTGGGAATATTACTGACTATTACTATGACTTTAAGGAAAAAAATTCTTATTCTGAAATTGAAGATTTCCTTAACGTAATGGAAATGCCCTATAAATTTTTCGAGAATTCTTTTTGGTTAAAGGGAATGTTTGAAGAAGCCCATAAGAAACAAATAGGGGTACTTCTAAATGGTGATAGGGGAAATTTTACTATATCTTGGGGCTCTGCCCTAGACTATTATGCCCGTCTACTAAAGAAGTTCAAGTGGCTTCGACTTTATCAAGAATTAAATCAATATAGTGAAAAGGTAAAAGGGGATAAATTACGTAATTTGAAACTTATCGGAAGGATCGGATTTCCGGTTATTAATAAAATTTTTCCGCAAGGAACATCCTTTAAATTCCCTAGACTCATTAATCCAGTATTTGCAGAGAGAACGGGTATTTTCAAGAAAATCAAAGAACAAGGTTTAGATGAAACAGGAGCCTATCCAATAGGAGATGATTTTGAACAGAGGATCCGGCACTTTGCAGATGTTTTTTATTGGAATGCAAGTAATACATTAGCGGCAAAGCTCTCCTTACGATATTCATTATGGAAGCGTGATCCAACCAATGATTTACGTGTAGTCCGTTTTTGTTTATCTTTACCGGAAGAGCAATATGTTCAAGATGGATTAGATCGAGCGCTAATCCGGAGGTCGACAGAAAATTTATTACCCGATGATATTAGGTTAAACCAAAGTATTTATGGTGTTCAAGGCACTGATTGGGTTCATAGAATGATCCCCTTTTGGAATGAATATGTAGAAGAACTTCAACAGCTTAAATCAGATCAAGATGTTTTAGAATTTTTGGATGGTCAAGTGATTGAGGCGGCACTTTTAAAGGCTGAAGAAGGACCTCGCCCTGAATATGCGATTAATCCTGATTTTAAAACATTAATGCGTAGTTTAATTGTATATAGATTTATTAAAACGTTTGCTTGA
- a CDS encoding glucose-6-phosphate isomerase — translation MTISFDYSNALSFIKKDEVDNLRESVKIAHFMLHEKKGPGSDFLGWVDLPICYDKEEFERIKQAANRIRKSSDALIIIGIGGSYLGARAAIEALSHTFHNQMADTTQIYFAGQNLSSTYISHLLDVLEDKDISINVISKSGTTTEPAIVFRIFRKYMENRYGKEEARKRIYATTDQAKGALKKLADREGYETFVIPDDVGGRYSILTAVGLLPIAVAGLNIDRMIEGAAEACRKYNNPDLLTNDCYQYAAVRNALYRKGKTIELLVYYEPSHHYLSEWWKQLFGESEGKEQEGLFPASANFTTDLHSMGQYVQEGRRDLLETVLNVKKSRMKVTIQKDPNNTDGLNFLTGKTIEEVNRKALQGTLLAHVDGGVPTLIVELDEINEYTFGKIIYFFEKSCGISGHLLGVNPFDQPGVEAYKRNMFALLGKPGFEEEKSKLERRLSK, via the coding sequence ATGACTATTTCTTTTGATTATTCCAATGCATTATCCTTTATAAAAAAGGATGAAGTAGATAATCTAAGAGAATCTGTGAAAATAGCTCATTTTATGCTTCATGAAAAAAAGGGGCCCGGATCCGATTTTCTGGGTTGGGTTGATTTGCCAATTTGCTATGATAAAGAAGAATTTGAACGAATTAAACAAGCAGCTAATAGAATTCGGAAAAGTTCAGATGCTCTTATTATTATCGGCATAGGCGGATCCTATTTAGGGGCAAGAGCGGCTATTGAGGCCTTGTCCCATACCTTTCACAACCAAATGGCCGACACTACACAAATTTATTTTGCTGGTCAAAACCTCAGTTCCACTTATATATCCCATTTGCTAGATGTATTGGAAGACAAGGATATTTCTATTAACGTTATTTCAAAATCAGGAACAACTACAGAGCCTGCCATTGTTTTTCGTATTTTCCGTAAGTATATGGAGAACCGGTATGGAAAAGAAGAGGCAAGAAAACGTATCTATGCAACCACGGATCAAGCTAAGGGAGCATTAAAAAAGCTTGCTGATAGAGAAGGATATGAAACATTTGTTATTCCAGATGATGTGGGAGGGAGATATTCCATCTTGACAGCCGTCGGTCTTTTGCCTATCGCTGTAGCCGGACTCAATATCGATCGAATGATCGAAGGAGCTGCAGAGGCTTGTCGTAAATACAACAATCCTGATCTCTTGACCAATGATTGCTATCAGTATGCAGCTGTACGAAATGCTCTCTACCGAAAGGGAAAAACGATCGAGTTATTAGTTTACTATGAACCGTCTCATCATTACTTATCAGAATGGTGGAAGCAACTGTTTGGAGAAAGTGAAGGTAAGGAGCAGGAAGGACTCTTTCCAGCTTCCGCAAACTTTACAACCGATTTGCACTCCATGGGCCAGTATGTACAAGAAGGGCGGAGGGATCTTCTTGAAACGGTTCTAAATGTAAAAAAATCCCGAATGAAGGTAACGATTCAAAAAGACCCCAATAACACAGATGGTTTGAATTTTTTAACAGGGAAAACCATAGAGGAAGTCAACAGAAAGGCCTTGCAAGGTACGTTATTGGCTCATGTAGATGGAGGGGTCCCTACCTTAATTGTTGAACTGGATGAAATAAATGAATATACGTTTGGAAAAATAATTTACTTTTTTGAGAAATCTTGTGGAATTAGCGGTCACTTGCTTGGTGTCAATCCATTTGACCAACCTGGAGTCGAAGCATATAAGAGGAATATGTTTGCTCTTCTGGGCAAGCCTGGGTTTGAAGAGGAAAAAAGTAAACTTGAAAGGCGTTTATCCAAGTAA
- a CDS encoding glucose-6-phosphate dehydrogenase (NADP(+)), translating into MIEFKNPLEGFYKNEEEKTLSNLLVIQRNPNESISLRLNMKNILNDNRVEPVSMGFSVDSKEIPEAYELLIFDALRGNSTFFSRWKEVELPWKWVQPILEAFEENILPLHPYPSGSMGSEASH; encoded by the coding sequence ATGATTGAATTCAAAAATCCATTAGAGGGTTTCTATAAGAACGAAGAGGAAAAAACTCTATCTAATCTGTTGGTAATTCAAAGAAATCCAAATGAGAGTATTTCGTTGCGATTAAATATGAAAAATATATTAAACGATAATAGGGTTGAGCCCGTTTCGATGGGATTTTCTGTCGATTCGAAAGAGATACCCGAAGCTTACGAACTTTTAATATTCGATGCCTTGCGAGGAAATTCCACTTTCTTCTCCCGTTGGAAAGAAGTAGAATTACCTTGGAAGTGGGTACAGCCTATTTTAGAGGCCTTTGAGGAAAATATCCTTCCTCTCCATCCATATCCTTCTGGTTCAATGGGGTCAGAGGCATCACATTAA
- a CDS encoding glycosyltransferase, which yields MQPNPNSLNTYTKTVKRKIYISVITKFWLSHSIALLWMCFSIYISMPWLKDLSNIISFPVALFIIMGISYVPGYMSAFLVASLAFDRQPSFKNEFPDDPVTVLIAAYNEEERIFNTLQYLSSQDYKGKINTIIINNRSTDNTVSETLRAKQELNLNIDIVHEDNPGKFHALNKGLQHVTTPYVITLDADTLLHPSAIRYLVARIKSSPKDICAVAGSILVKNSRENIWAKIQEWDYFLGIASIKRLQGLYQGTLVAQGAYSLYKTSCIKEIGGWPDAIGEDIVLTWRLLQKGWKVYFEPLAVAFTEVPVHFKHFVRQRSRWARGMIEGLREIKPWEQSQVYTKYLTFINLIMPYLDFTYTFFWIPGLILACFGHYWIVGPMTLLVLPLTLISYSLLYFFQKKYVFKPLNLRVRKNFLGFLLFVLFYQMIMSPVSAYGYIQEMFKLQRVWK from the coding sequence ATGCAACCGAATCCTAATTCCCTTAACACTTACACAAAAACAGTAAAAAGAAAAATTTATATTTCTGTAATTACGAAATTCTGGCTAAGTCATTCTATCGCTTTGCTATGGATGTGCTTCTCCATTTATATTTCGATGCCTTGGCTAAAGGATTTATCAAATATCATTTCTTTTCCTGTAGCACTGTTCATTATTATGGGAATTTCCTATGTTCCGGGGTATATGAGCGCTTTTCTAGTTGCAAGCTTGGCCTTTGACCGACAACCTTCGTTTAAAAATGAATTCCCAGACGATCCAGTAACTGTTCTTATAGCTGCTTATAATGAGGAAGAAAGGATATTTAACACGCTACAATACCTTTCAAGTCAGGATTATAAAGGCAAGATCAATACCATTATTATTAATAACCGTTCAACCGACAATACCGTTTCGGAAACACTAAGGGCAAAGCAAGAACTAAACTTGAATATTGATATTGTCCATGAAGATAATCCAGGAAAATTCCATGCTTTAAATAAAGGATTACAGCACGTTACGACTCCGTATGTAATTACATTAGATGCAGATACATTATTGCATCCATCAGCGATTCGTTACCTTGTCGCTCGAATTAAAAGCAGTCCTAAAGATATATGTGCAGTGGCAGGTTCGATTCTTGTTAAAAATAGTCGAGAGAACATATGGGCTAAAATACAGGAATGGGATTACTTTTTAGGCATTGCTTCTATTAAAAGGCTGCAAGGCTTATATCAGGGGACACTTGTTGCACAGGGGGCCTATAGTTTATACAAAACCTCGTGTATCAAGGAAATAGGTGGATGGCCTGACGCAATTGGTGAGGATATTGTTTTAACATGGAGGCTTTTACAAAAAGGATGGAAGGTTTATTTTGAACCCTTAGCAGTAGCTTTTACGGAAGTACCTGTTCACTTTAAACACTTTGTTCGTCAACGCTCCCGTTGGGCCAGGGGAATGATTGAAGGACTAAGGGAAATTAAACCATGGGAACAATCCCAAGTATACACAAAATATTTAACCTTTATTAATTTGATTATGCCTTATCTGGATTTCACCTACACCTTCTTTTGGATTCCTGGACTTATTCTCGCATGTTTTGGTCATTATTGGATTGTTGGACCGATGACTTTGCTTGTTTTGCCGCTTACCTTAATTAGCTATAGCTTACTTTATTTCTTTCAAAAGAAATATGTTTTTAAACCATTGAATTTACGGGTTCGCAAAAATTTCCTTGGCTTCCTTTTGTTCGTTCTTTTTTATCAAATGATTATGTCACCTGTTTCAGCATACGGATATATACAGGAAATGTTTAAACTACAAAGGGTATGGAAATAA
- a CDS encoding DUF3658 domain-containing protein, with product MDGSGKLCTADITQLEREWQAISEQSGTLRIWRDNVVLTVSADYYDQYLLEKLDELKASIDDNGFLRSARLIGVAIAYCEQYIGASYFEYRLRELIYDGILEIKGIPTAMRFYSIKRKRRTESELSVCIDEPSS from the coding sequence ATGGACGGCAGTGGCAAGCTGTGCACTGCTGACATCACACAGCTGGAACGAGAATGGCAGGCAATCTCGGAACAATCCGGAACGTTGCGTATTTGGCGAGATAACGTAGTGCTTACGGTGTCTGCCGATTATTATGATCAATACCTGCTGGAGAAGTTGGACGAACTGAAGGCGTCCATCGACGATAACGGCTTTCTACGCTCTGCCCGTTTGATTGGAGTGGCGATTGCTTATTGCGAGCAGTATATCGGAGCTTCCTATTTTGAATACCGACTGAGAGAGTTGATCTACGATGGTATTCTAGAAATTAAGGGTATTCCTACGGCGATGAGATTTTATAGTATCAAACGCAAACGGCGCACTGAAAGCGAACTTTCGGTCTGCATCGATGAGCCATCCTCATAG
- a CDS encoding transposase yields the protein MFILQSLVIAKLIRPFLERNHYRLFLLFLPPYSLELNPIEKVWA from the coding sequence ATGTTCATCCTTCAAAGCTTGGTCATCGCCAAGCTTATACGGCCATTCTTAGAACGAAATCATTATCGCCTTTTCTTGTTGTTTCTTCCGCCGTATTCACTAGAGTTGAATCCGATTGAAAAAGTATGGGCATGA
- a CDS encoding response regulator gives MRVILVDDERLALQQLRKALECDVSGIQVIGMFSDPAHVVEDIKKLQPDAVFLDIHMPEISGLKLGEQLQELVPSIEIVFVTAYDRYAVQAFEMYALDYVMKPIQSSRLQKTVQRLREKIETGEDNKQELEPPFICCFNQLRFQLPGEEAQTVKWRTSKAQELFTYLLHHRERVIDRNTLIELLWPDFEMDRAAKQLYTTAYHIRQTLKSNRMEAVSISSGDLEAGYRLTVGEVRIDTEEWENKVKQLGPIDLHNVAQHEQALKLYKGDYLGDYEYMWAEQERERLRLLWLRHAQDLSQFYMEQGRWQGVIKVNQRIQQLLPDNEESYFTLMQLYDSLGYRGRMEEQYWLLISRLEQEMGVTVSANIRAWYENKKPLHC, from the coding sequence ATGAGAGTGATATTGGTTGATGATGAACGATTGGCTTTACAACAACTCCGAAAAGCGCTGGAATGTGATGTAAGTGGTATTCAGGTGATTGGAATGTTTTCGGATCCGGCTCATGTTGTCGAGGATATAAAAAAACTTCAGCCCGATGCGGTGTTTCTTGATATCCATATGCCCGAAATTAGTGGGTTGAAACTTGGAGAGCAACTACAGGAATTGGTTCCTAGTATAGAAATTGTTTTTGTGACCGCTTACGATCGATATGCAGTACAAGCGTTTGAGATGTATGCCCTAGATTATGTTATGAAACCTATTCAATCAAGTCGCCTACAGAAAACAGTACAACGGTTAAGGGAGAAAATAGAGACTGGAGAAGACAACAAACAGGAATTGGAGCCCCCGTTTATTTGTTGTTTTAACCAGTTACGATTTCAACTTCCTGGTGAGGAAGCTCAAACTGTCAAATGGCGGACGAGCAAGGCACAGGAGCTATTTACCTATTTGCTGCATCATCGGGAACGGGTGATTGATAGAAATACGCTAATTGAGCTTTTGTGGCCGGATTTTGAGATGGATAGAGCAGCGAAGCAACTTTATACAACGGCTTACCATATCCGCCAAACTTTAAAAAGTAACAGGATGGAAGCGGTGTCTATTAGTAGCGGGGATTTAGAGGCTGGGTACAGGCTTACTGTTGGAGAGGTGCGAATAGATACGGAGGAGTGGGAGAATAAGGTTAAACAATTAGGCCCAATCGATCTTCATAATGTCGCGCAGCACGAGCAGGCTTTGAAGCTGTATAAAGGAGATTATCTCGGAGATTATGAGTACATGTGGGCAGAACAGGAACGAGAGCGCCTTCGGCTGTTGTGGCTCCGGCATGCACAAGATTTGAGCCAGTTTTATATGGAACAAGGGAGATGGCAAGGTGTAATCAAGGTTAACCAACGCATTCAACAGCTACTTCCTGATAACGAGGAAAGTTACTTTACCCTGATGCAACTTTATGATTCATTAGGGTATAGGGGCAGGATGGAAGAACAGTATTGGCTTCTAATTTCAAGGTTAGAACAGGAAATGGGGGTAACTGTAAGTGCTAATATAAGGGCCTGGTATGAGAATAAGAAGCCGCTTCATTGTTGA